The Herminiimonas arsenitoxidans genome window below encodes:
- a CDS encoding branched-chain amino acid ABC transporter permease — MDIFIQQIINGLVLGSMYALVALGYTMVYGVLNLINFAHGDVLMVGAMAGLTILKMVNTVAPDLPGIVKLIIAILGAIPVCVAVNVLIERVAYRRLRNAPRLAPLITAIGVSILLQTFAMMIWGRSPIPFPQVMPTDPLHIMGALISPTQVMLLILATVAMGLLVLLIEKTKMGRAMRATSENPRVAGLMGVDSNRVIVMTFVIGAILAAIAGVMWAANYSSAQFAMGFVPGLKAFSAAVLGGIGNIYGAMLGGILLGLIESLGAGYIGDLTGGFLGSHYQDIFAFVVLIIVLTLRPSGIMGERVPDRA; from the coding sequence ATGGATATTTTCATCCAGCAAATCATTAACGGCTTGGTGCTTGGCAGCATGTATGCGCTGGTCGCACTTGGCTACACGATGGTGTATGGCGTACTGAACCTGATTAACTTTGCACATGGCGATGTATTGATGGTCGGTGCAATGGCAGGCTTGACCATACTCAAAATGGTGAATACCGTTGCGCCCGATTTGCCCGGTATCGTCAAGTTGATCATCGCGATCCTCGGTGCGATTCCAGTGTGCGTGGCCGTGAACGTGTTGATCGAACGCGTCGCCTATCGTCGCTTGCGCAATGCACCGCGTCTGGCGCCGCTGATTACTGCGATCGGTGTTTCCATCCTGCTGCAAACCTTCGCCATGATGATCTGGGGCCGCAGCCCGATTCCATTCCCGCAAGTGATGCCGACGGATCCTTTGCACATCATGGGTGCATTGATTTCGCCTACGCAAGTGATGCTGTTGATACTTGCGACCGTCGCGATGGGACTGCTGGTGTTGCTGATTGAAAAAACCAAGATGGGACGTGCGATGCGCGCCACTTCCGAGAATCCGCGTGTGGCAGGTTTGATGGGTGTCGATTCCAATCGCGTGATTGTGATGACGTTTGTGATCGGTGCGATATTGGCAGCGATAGCCGGCGTGATGTGGGCTGCCAATTATTCATCAGCGCAATTTGCGATGGGCTTTGTGCCTGGACTGAAAGCGTTTTCCGCTGCGGTATTGGGCGGCATCGGCAATATCTACGGTGCGATGCTGGGCGGCATTCTGCTTGGTTTGATTGAAAGCCTGGGTGCGGGTTACATCGGTGATCTGACTGGCGGCTTCCTTGGTAGTCATTATCAAGACATCTTTGCCTTCGTCGTCTTGATCATCGTCCTCACGCTACGACCGTCCGGCATCATGGGCGAACGTGTGCCTGATCGTGCGTAA
- the rpmB gene encoding 50S ribosomal protein L28 produces the protein MARVCQVTGKGPMVGNNVSHANNKTKRRFLPNLQNRRIFVESENRWVSLRLSNAGLRVIDKIGIDAVLVDMRARGEKV, from the coding sequence ATGGCACGTGTCTGCCAAGTCACTGGGAAAGGGCCGATGGTTGGCAACAACGTTTCCCATGCAAACAACAAAACGAAACGTCGTTTTTTGCCTAACTTGCAAAATCGCCGCATTTTCGTTGAGTCGGAAAATCGCTGGGTTTCCCTGCGCCTGTCCAACGCCGGTCTGCGTGTCATCGACAAGATCGGCATTGATGCCGTGTTAGTCGATATGCGTGCTCGTGGCGAAAAAGTCTAA
- the rpmG gene encoding 50S ribosomal protein L33 yields the protein MAKSGRDKIKLESTAGTGHFYTTTKNKRTTPEKMAIMKFDPKVRKHVEYKETKIK from the coding sequence ATGGCGAAATCTGGCCGCGACAAAATCAAGTTGGAATCGACCGCAGGTACGGGTCACTTCTACACGACTACAAAAAACAAGCGTACGACTCCGGAAAAAATGGCGATCATGAAATTTGATCCTAAAGTCCGTAAGCACGTTGAATACAAAGAAACCAAGATCAAGTAA
- the radC gene encoding RadC family protein: MAITDWPEEHRPRERLIKHGAAILSDAELLAVFLRVGVAGKSAVDLGRDMVTHFGSLNGLFSASLSDFSEMNGLGPAKYAQLQAVLELAKRSLSEELQNGVALSSPQAVRQYLQLLLGGRAYESFAVLFLDVKNRLITCEELFRGTLTHTSVYPREVVKAALAHNAASIILAHNHPSGTPEPSPADETLTLALKQALALVDVRVLDHFVVAGKHVHSFAEHGQL; encoded by the coding sequence ATGGCGATTACAGACTGGCCGGAAGAGCACCGGCCACGCGAGCGTTTAATCAAACACGGCGCAGCGATACTATCGGACGCGGAGTTACTGGCCGTCTTCCTCCGTGTAGGCGTGGCAGGCAAAAGCGCCGTCGATCTGGGGCGCGACATGGTGACGCACTTTGGTTCACTCAACGGCTTGTTCTCAGCCAGCCTCAGCGACTTCTCGGAAATGAATGGCCTCGGCCCTGCCAAATATGCACAACTGCAAGCCGTGCTTGAGTTGGCTAAACGCTCACTATCAGAAGAACTACAAAACGGCGTTGCACTCAGTTCGCCGCAAGCAGTCAGGCAATATCTGCAACTATTACTGGGCGGCAGAGCGTACGAATCGTTCGCCGTCCTGTTCCTCGATGTAAAGAATCGCCTGATCACCTGCGAGGAATTATTCCGAGGCACACTGACACACACCTCGGTTTACCCCAGAGAAGTTGTCAAGGCGGCACTTGCGCATAACGCTGCCAGCATCATCCTCGCGCACAACCACCCTTCCGGCACGCCAGAACCCAGCCCCGCCGATGAGACGCTCACCCTAGCTCTGAAACAAGCACTCGCTCTGGTTGATGTACGCGTGCTTGATCACTTTGTCGTCGCCGGCAAACATGTGCATTCATTTGCAGAACACGGTCAGCTGTAG
- a CDS encoding ABC transporter permease subunit yields the protein MSNYFDTKNNPRKAYTGLLVILAIALIFPFIAQNFGNSWVRIMDFALLYIMLALGLNVVVGFAGLLDLGYIAFYAIGAYLTALLASPQFAVVLESFVNQYPPIGEALLWVFGPEIAQNGIHLSLWAIVPLAALVAGFFGAVLGAPTLKLRGDYLAIVTLGFGEIIRIFMNNLNGPVNITNGPQGINMIDPIRIFGVSLNGEAGSRATVMIGDYAMPSVNAYYFLFLFLCIAIIFISVRLQNSRLGRAFVAIREDEIAAKAMGINTRNVKLLAFAMGASFGGVAGAMFASFQGFVSPESFSLTESIAVLAMVVLGGMGHIPGVVLGGIILAALPEVLRHVVEPLQQSLFGEVLIDAEVLRQLLYGLAMVLIMLNRPAGLWPAPKSEDRPTADTDTAKKSTDVVAV from the coding sequence ATGTCCAATTATTTCGATACCAAAAACAATCCGCGCAAGGCCTATACCGGCTTGCTGGTCATACTGGCGATTGCGCTGATCTTTCCCTTCATTGCGCAGAACTTCGGTAACTCATGGGTGCGCATCATGGACTTTGCGCTGCTCTACATCATGCTGGCGCTGGGTTTGAACGTGGTGGTTGGTTTTGCCGGTTTGCTTGATCTTGGCTATATCGCTTTCTATGCAATTGGCGCGTATCTGACGGCGCTGTTGGCATCGCCACAATTTGCAGTGGTGCTCGAATCTTTCGTCAATCAATATCCGCCTATAGGCGAAGCATTGCTGTGGGTCTTTGGTCCGGAGATTGCGCAAAATGGTATTCATCTATCACTGTGGGCGATCGTGCCGCTGGCAGCTTTGGTGGCTGGTTTCTTCGGTGCTGTACTGGGCGCGCCTACGCTCAAACTGCGCGGCGATTATCTGGCCATTGTCACATTGGGCTTCGGCGAGATCATCCGCATCTTCATGAACAATCTGAACGGCCCGGTCAATATCACCAATGGTCCGCAAGGGATCAATATGATCGATCCGATACGCATCTTTGGCGTATCGCTCAATGGTGAAGCAGGGTCGCGGGCGACGGTCATGATCGGCGATTACGCAATGCCGTCGGTGAATGCCTATTACTTTCTGTTTTTGTTTCTGTGCATCGCGATTATTTTCATCTCGGTGCGTTTGCAGAATTCGCGCTTGGGGCGCGCTTTCGTTGCGATACGTGAAGATGAAATCGCAGCCAAGGCGATGGGCATCAATACGCGCAACGTCAAATTGCTGGCGTTTGCGATGGGCGCATCGTTCGGCGGTGTAGCCGGTGCGATGTTCGCTTCCTTCCAGGGTTTTGTATCACCGGAATCTTTCTCGTTGACGGAGTCGATAGCCGTGCTGGCGATGGTGGTGTTGGGCGGCATGGGACATATTCCCGGCGTGGTACTCGGCGGTATTATTCTCGCGGCCTTGCCGGAAGTCTTGCGTCATGTGGTGGAACCTTTGCAGCAGAGTCTGTTCGGCGAAGTCCTAATTGATGCGGAAGTCTTGCGTCAGTTGCTGTACGGGCTGGCGATGGTGTTGATCATGCTGAATCGTCCTGCCGGTTTGTGGCCTGCGCCCAAGAGCGAAGACAGGCCGACTGCGGATACGGATACCGCCAAGAAATCGACTGACGTTGTCGCTGTATAA
- the bluB gene encoding 5,6-dimethylbenzimidazole synthase yields MNPNKFSDEEIASVYKAIRERRDMRHFLSTPLEEGQLERFIRAAHMAPSVGLMQPWRFIRITDSALRIAIQQHVEEERIATADALEQRSNEFMRLKVEGILSCAEVLVVGLIDHREKYIFGRRTMPKMDLASASCAIQNMWLAARAEGVGLGWVSLFNPETLRELCQMPSGSQPIAILCLGHVNEFYPAPMLELEAWDKRKAISDICFENSWNTQSPHPD; encoded by the coding sequence ATGAATCCAAACAAGTTCTCAGATGAAGAAATCGCATCCGTCTATAAGGCGATACGCGAACGGCGCGACATGCGTCACTTTCTCTCGACGCCACTTGAAGAAGGCCAGCTAGAGCGCTTCATACGCGCTGCACATATGGCCCCCAGCGTAGGCCTGATGCAACCTTGGCGATTCATACGCATCACGGATAGCGCATTACGCATCGCCATACAACAGCATGTTGAAGAAGAACGTATTGCAACTGCTGACGCACTTGAGCAACGCTCAAATGAATTCATGCGGCTTAAAGTAGAAGGCATACTCTCCTGCGCGGAAGTGCTGGTTGTCGGCTTAATCGACCACAGAGAAAAGTATATTTTTGGCCGACGCACCATGCCGAAAATGGACTTGGCCTCTGCCAGCTGCGCGATACAGAATATGTGGCTGGCGGCCAGAGCCGAAGGTGTCGGTCTAGGCTGGGTCTCACTATTCAATCCCGAAACATTACGCGAACTATGCCAAATGCCTAGTGGCAGCCAACCTATCGCTATTTTGTGCCTGGGCCATGTCAACGAATTCTATCCAGCACCTATGCTGGAACTCGAAGCGTGGGATAAGAGAAAGGCGATCAGCGATATCTGTTTTGAAAATTCATGGAACACGCAATCGCCACACCCAGACTAA
- a CDS encoding ABC transporter ATP-binding protein produces the protein MSEQIILNIADVSKRFGGLQALSDVNVKIMKGQIYGLIGPNGAGKTTFFNVITGLYQADKGSFELAGKPYSPSAPHMVAKAGIARTFQNIRLFGEMTALENVMIGRHVRTHQGLFGAVFHHKAARREEAEIRARSMELLDFVGIAQFADRTARHLSYGDQRRLEIARALATDPQLLALDEPAAGMNATEKLGLRELLVKIKAEGKTILLIEHDVKLVMGLCDRITVLDYGKPIAEGIPADVQKNPAVIEAYLGGGH, from the coding sequence ATGAGCGAACAAATCATTCTCAATATTGCCGATGTCAGCAAGCGCTTTGGCGGCTTGCAGGCTTTGTCCGACGTCAACGTCAAAATCATGAAGGGCCAGATCTACGGTTTGATCGGGCCGAACGGCGCAGGTAAAACGACCTTCTTCAATGTAATCACTGGTTTGTATCAGGCTGACAAAGGAAGTTTCGAGTTAGCCGGCAAACCGTATTCGCCTTCTGCGCCGCACATGGTAGCGAAGGCGGGCATTGCACGCACGTTTCAAAATATTCGTTTATTCGGCGAAATGACGGCGCTGGAAAACGTCATGATCGGGCGCCATGTGCGTACGCATCAAGGTTTGTTCGGGGCTGTGTTTCATCACAAGGCGGCGCGCCGGGAAGAGGCGGAAATACGCGCACGTTCCATGGAGCTGCTCGACTTCGTCGGTATCGCACAGTTTGCGGATCGCACCGCGCGCCACTTATCGTATGGTGATCAACGTCGATTGGAAATTGCGCGCGCATTGGCAACCGATCCGCAGTTACTCGCACTGGATGAACCCGCAGCTGGTATGAACGCGACGGAAAAACTCGGCCTGCGCGAATTGCTGGTCAAGATCAAGGCGGAAGGTAAAACCATTTTGTTGATTGAACATGATGTGAAATTGGTGATGGGTTTGTGTGATCGCATCACGGTGCTGGATTACGGCAAGCCGATAGCTGAGGGCATTCCTGCTGATGTGCAAAAAAATCCGGCAGTGATTGAAGCCTATCTCGGAGGCGGACACTAA
- a CDS encoding ABC transporter ATP-binding protein has translation MSTNILKITGLKVAYGGIQAVKGVDLEVNKGELITLIGANGAGKTTTLKAITGTLPDCRVEGHIEYLAQPIKGLRSFELVRKHLAMVPEGRGVFTRMSIQENMLMGAFTRDDKAGIAADIDKWFDIFPRLKERAAQMAGTLSGGEQQMLAMARALMSHPNLLLLDEPSMGLSPIMVEKIFEVIRTVSAQGITILLVEQNAKLALQAAHRAYVMESGLVTMQGDAQHMLNDPKVREAYLGES, from the coding sequence ATGAGCACGAATATTCTGAAGATCACCGGCTTGAAGGTCGCTTATGGTGGCATTCAAGCGGTCAAGGGTGTCGATCTTGAAGTCAACAAGGGTGAACTGATTACCTTGATCGGTGCGAATGGTGCGGGCAAAACCACGACGCTGAAGGCGATTACCGGTACCTTGCCGGATTGCCGAGTCGAAGGGCATATCGAATACCTGGCTCAACCGATCAAGGGCTTGCGTTCATTCGAACTGGTGCGCAAACATTTAGCGATGGTGCCGGAAGGACGTGGCGTGTTCACGCGCATGTCGATCCAGGAAAACATGTTGATGGGTGCGTTCACACGTGATGACAAAGCCGGCATCGCGGCGGATATCGACAAATGGTTTGATATCTTCCCGCGCTTGAAAGAGCGTGCAGCACAAATGGCAGGCACCTTGTCTGGCGGCGAGCAGCAGATGCTGGCAATGGCGCGTGCCTTGATGAGTCATCCGAATCTATTGTTGCTGGATGAACCTTCGATGGGCTTGTCACCGATCATGGTTGAGAAGATTTTTGAAGTCATCCGTACCGTATCGGCGCAAGGCATCACCATCCTATTAGTTGAGCAAAATGCGAAGCTGGCATTACAGGCAGCACATCGTGCTTATGTGATGGAGTCTGGCTTGGTCACCATGCAAGGTGATGCGCAGCACATGCTGAACGATCCTAAAGTCAGGGAAGCCTATTTA
- the ispH gene encoding 4-hydroxy-3-methylbut-2-enyl diphosphate reductase: MDTEILLAQPRGFCAGVDRAIEIVERALTEFGAPIYVRHEIVHNAYVVTDLRNKGAIFIEELDDVPAGNTVVFSAHGVSKAVQAEAEKRGLRVFDATCPLVTKVHIEVEKMRRDGREIVMIGHDGHPEVEGTMGQIEDGMHLVETVDDVEKLQVQNPDMVSYVTQTTLSIDDTADVIAALKAKYPHISEPKKADICYATTNRQEAVKFMAPQVDLVIVVGSPNSSNSNRLREVAEKRGVPAYMVDYAEQINPEWLAGKRRIGVTAGASAPEVLVQAVIDRLKECGAKSVRTLEGVEEHVIFPLPKGLKR; the protein is encoded by the coding sequence ATGGATACCGAAATTTTACTTGCCCAGCCGCGTGGTTTTTGTGCCGGCGTTGATCGTGCGATTGAAATCGTTGAGCGTGCCTTGACCGAATTCGGTGCGCCGATTTATGTGCGCCACGAGATTGTGCATAACGCCTATGTCGTGACCGATTTGCGCAATAAAGGCGCGATCTTCATAGAAGAACTGGACGATGTGCCTGCTGGTAATACCGTTGTGTTTTCTGCGCATGGCGTATCGAAGGCGGTGCAGGCAGAAGCTGAAAAGCGTGGCTTGCGCGTGTTCGATGCAACATGCCCGCTCGTCACCAAAGTACATATCGAAGTAGAGAAGATGCGTCGCGATGGCCGTGAAATCGTCATGATCGGTCATGATGGTCATCCGGAAGTTGAAGGCACGATGGGGCAGATCGAAGATGGCATGCACCTGGTCGAAACCGTTGACGATGTCGAGAAGTTGCAAGTACAGAATCCGGATATGGTGTCGTATGTAACGCAGACCACACTGTCCATCGACGATACGGCCGACGTGATCGCGGCATTAAAAGCCAAGTACCCGCATATCTCAGAACCGAAAAAAGCAGACATTTGCTACGCCACCACCAATCGCCAGGAAGCCGTCAAGTTCATGGCACCGCAAGTTGATCTGGTGATCGTGGTCGGTAGCCCGAACAGTTCCAATTCCAACCGCTTGCGCGAAGTCGCAGAGAAAAGAGGCGTGCCAGCCTATATGGTCGACTATGCTGAGCAAATCAATCCGGAGTGGTTAGCGGGCAAGCGTCGTATCGGCGTGACGGCTGGCGCTTCTGCACCGGAAGTATTGGTGCAAGCCGTGATCGATAGACTCAAGGAGTGTGGCGCGAAGAGCGTACGCACACTGGAAGGTGTGGAAGAACATGTGATCTTCCCGTTGCCGAAAGGTTTGAAGCGCTAA
- a CDS encoding MgtC/SapB family protein has protein sequence MEAIHNVNLISLLDTLLSLTTAFVLGGLIGFERQYRQRTAGLRTNVLVAIGAAMFVDMANRLGGHDGAVHVVAYVVSGIGFLGAGVIMREEGNVRGINTAATLWGSAAVGAAAGADLILEAILGTIFVLAANTLLRPIVNAINRKPLDVSSAEVTNTVYVIASRERQKEVLAMLEAELERGNYPTRDLDIHAFGEEDVEIEATLAATSVDGDELDALVQRLSASVMVSQAFWSPSTTE, from the coding sequence ATGGAAGCAATCCACAACGTCAATCTGATTTCCCTGCTCGACACACTGTTGAGTCTCACCACCGCCTTCGTGCTGGGTGGACTCATCGGTTTTGAGCGGCAATACCGGCAACGCACCGCCGGCTTGCGTACCAATGTTTTAGTGGCGATAGGTGCGGCCATGTTTGTCGATATGGCCAATCGGCTCGGCGGGCATGACGGCGCAGTCCATGTAGTGGCTTACGTAGTTTCAGGCATCGGCTTTTTAGGTGCCGGCGTCATCATGCGAGAAGAAGGCAATGTGCGCGGCATCAACACTGCTGCAACGTTATGGGGATCAGCCGCAGTGGGTGCGGCAGCCGGTGCTGATCTGATTCTTGAAGCGATATTGGGCACCATCTTCGTACTGGCTGCAAACACCTTGCTACGCCCTATCGTCAATGCGATCAATCGCAAACCACTCGATGTCTCATCGGCTGAAGTGACCAACACTGTCTATGTCATCGCGAGCCGTGAACGGCAGAAGGAAGTGCTGGCCATGCTGGAAGCAGAACTGGAGCGTGGCAACTATCCAACGCGTGATCTGGATATTCATGCCTTTGGTGAAGAAGATGTAGAGATAGAAGCAACACTGGCCGCCACGTCGGTAGATGGCGATGAGCTGGATGCATTGGTACAAAGACTCTCGGCTTCGGTTATGGTCAGCCAAGCGTTTTGGAGCCCTAGTACTACTGAGTGA
- a CDS encoding FKBP-type peptidyl-prolyl cis-trans isomerase codes for MSNLPHPVVTETAYLTLHYRLAAMDGEDIVSTFADNPATLQLGQGQLAPFLEACLIGLEEGVHQTFELPPERAFGPRNPELLQRLSVSVLDQNSVPGDDYSIGDLVKFAAPSGGQFAGVLREIDAETALFDFNHPLAGQSLKFEVKIIGIL; via the coding sequence ATGTCAAATTTACCACATCCTGTTGTTACCGAAACCGCCTACCTGACGCTGCATTACCGTCTCGCAGCGATGGATGGCGAAGATATCGTCAGCACCTTTGCGGATAATCCCGCCACGCTGCAATTGGGCCAAGGCCAATTGGCACCGTTTCTGGAAGCTTGTTTGATCGGTTTGGAAGAAGGCGTGCACCAGACGTTTGAATTGCCACCAGAGCGCGCATTCGGTCCGCGCAATCCGGAATTGCTGCAGCGCTTGTCGGTTTCTGTGCTGGATCAGAATTCTGTGCCGGGCGACGATTATTCGATTGGTGACTTGGTGAAGTTTGCCGCACCTAGCGGAGGTCAGTTTGCCGGCGTCTTGCGTGAGATCGATGCTGAAACCGCCTTGTTCGATTTCAATCATCCGCTGGCAGGTCAATCACTGAAATTTGAAGTGAAGATTATCGGCATACTGTAA